ttttgaaaactctcttattagactttaattgaccatttctaggaaaatgaatttttggcatattattattggttgaaataaggtttaccttttTGGTGGAATTACTattgctctcttgtgtcatgagtACATCTTAtcctctagcctcctcctcctctaCACGGATGCATGTGATCAAAGTCTCcaaggatgtctccttttgtttgtgtcgcaaagtcttttggaactccctccaagattgtggtGGTTTATCAACTATGCTAGCTACCACTAAACTATCTCCAATCTTCATGCCTTCAGACCTCAATTTTGCCACCATCACCtggaagtcttgtgcttgatccaccaccgattttccatccaccatttggtaaTGGAAAAATCTATTAGCAGCATACTTCTTCGCACTAGCCTCTTCGGTATCGtacttgctttgtaaagctttccaaattttcttgACAGAATTATAAGTTGTACcataataatcatataaatgATCGACAAGacaattcaaaatataaaagcGACAATTgtattcatcttttgtatacttatcaatttttcttgatGGAGATGAAATTCTTCCTCACTcatattcatcttttgtatgcttatcaattttttcttgatggagacGAAATTCTTCCTcactcatctcatcggtagaaACCTTTGAAGAATTCTTGTCAATGAGGATGTAGGCGACTTTGAGAAGACTCAAGTAGAAGTTGACATTTCCTTTCCGCCTCTTGAAGTGGGCTTCCTTAAAGCGAAAGggcttcacctcccccttacaCACGTATCTAGCCCAATATCTGAATCAATACATATTAGCCTATTAATTGCcacaattaaaatgaataaaagagtctctctccttttcaatgtaggattaaacatttttcattagcttcttatcttccatattaactcccacatctttatatttatgttacaataaatcaattttaattcTATAATAGTAAAATGCTCCAACCAGGGACGGACCTACACTAGGGcagggggggccattgccccccccccccacccgaaaaaaaaaaagctagtgtatatatatgtgatgaaattttaaattttggtcctaatagccccccccccccccccccccccaaatttaaaaaaaaaaaaggtatacatatgtaagttgaaaaattaagatttgcccttaaatatatatatatatatatatataatttttttggatctCCTCTAAAATAGCGTCGAGTTCCattttgataaatgtgttgaaatgtttaagaaacacttattttatatgtagtattttattgaatatgaaatagatgttagtttttattttcatatataaaaaataaaaaaaaaaatttgttttaagctTTGCCCCTCCAGGTTCGAATCCTGGTTCCGTCCCTGGCTCCAACAAAGATAATATTaattttgctcaaaaaaaagaagataatattaattaattgaatgtgTTATGAACATGcttaaaagcttttttttttttttttttaattaagtcaaaaattttaattcatcaCAATTTGAGGTTTATGTGTTTGCTATTCACCAAAATGGACAAGAGTGTAATGAGACCTAATACTAATAAATGAATACCAAAATAGCATTAAAACCATTATTTCATGTAtggaaattcatttttttagatGCCTCGTCACACCTCTATCCATTTTGTTGAGTGTCAAAAGCATAAACCGATTTTAAATTAAACTGACTAGAACTTGTGTCTTATTAGATAAAAGTAAACCaacattatataataataataaaaatctgattgaactatattttaatttatctaatccaactttaattaaatagaaaacttctttttatatatgtatatatatatatatatatatatatatatatatatatatatatataattttgagcTTTCTCAATGCATTATTATAtacaccaatatatatatatatatatatatatatatatatatatatttgagataTACACCagtattttaattaaatctaaCTTAGAgtcttcttttgttctttttggcAACCCACCTTTTATGGTGGAAAATTTTCTATTCCTTAATAAGGTAGCTAATGTTTGTAAAATAgacttatttttgtttttgtttaatctaatatattagctcttttaacccaaaaagaaaaaacttccTTTTGGACGAACGAATTCTATaatgtttgtaaaaaaaacaaagcagcCCATCCTTTTGGTTTTTGGAGACTAACATATAAGAGTAAAGAGAGAATCCATTAGACTATTAATTACCAAAACGAAAACCCATTGGGGTCCTTATTAGCTTAGGCTTAGCTCTGAGTCTGAGTCTGAGTCTGAGCGTAAACAAAAACAATGGAGCCCGAAGCAGCGAAGAGCTGGAGCATCCACAGCCGAGGCGAGATAATAGCGAAGTACGAAATACAGGAGCGCGTGGGGTCGGGAGCGTACTCGGACGTGTACAAGGCGCGTCGGCTGTCGGACAACGCGGTGGTGGCGCTGAAAGAGGTTCACGATTACCAGTCGGCGTTCAGAGAAATAGAGGCCTTACAGATCCTCAACTCCCCAAACGTCGTCGTTCTCCACGAGTTCTTTTGGCGGGAAGACGAGGACGCTGTGCTTGTCTTGGAGTACCTGAGGACTGACCTGGCATCTGTGATCAATGAGGCCAAGAAGGAGGGCCGTTCGATTGGAGTCGCCCAGCTCAAGAGATGGATGCTCCAGATTCTCTCTGGCCTTGACGCCTGTCACAGGAATATGATCGTGCATCGGGATTTGAAACCCACTAATCTTCTCGTCTCCGACGATGGCCTGCTCAAGCTCGCCGATTTTGGCCAGGTCTTTTTACtggcttttgctttttttttttttttcttttaattttaagattGATGGGTTTTTGATTAATAAATGTTTAAGGTAAGTTTACTTTTTAGGCAATGAGGCCGGTCTCTTTTGATTTAAAAGCTACCGGATTTTGTACTGTTAATTTTGTGACGAATTGAAAATAAGATTTGCTTGATGGGTTTGGGGTGGTGTTGATTTTGCAGCTTGGTTACATTTACAAGCAATTGGTTTATGGGTTTATGTTTAGTGTTTACTATAATGGTAGGGAGTGCTTTAGAGTTAGAGTGTGTGGTACTCTGagagatgattttttttttttttttctttttttgaggatgagttggttttctttttttgaatttgattggtATGATGTGTGAATAGCTGAGCCTAACATTTTAAGACAAGGCTTGGTTGTTCTTGTTGTATGGGTATGATGTGGGAAGGAGGCCTAGGAAAGCTTAGCACATGGCTAGTTTGCATTTTAAAGAAGGGTTCGTGACTTTCCGCATTATGGTAAATGTAGTCATTGATTGTTAGAAATTAGGATGTGTTTCATGTAATCTTGCAAATTAAACTCCCAAACTGCATTTATAAATGTTATTCGTGTATCATGTTGTGGACAAAATAGCAAATCATAAGACAAGGTAATTTAGGTAAATATACACAAGAATTCTTCagaaagtatatatatacacacacacacacacaaattcctcatttttaatttttaagagatAATATACACGTAGGGAggcttatcaacaaaaaaaaaagggagagataCTGATagagtgtatgtgtgtgaaggaggagaggggggtgggggggaggtCATCCATAGCAGTCAGCTGAAATGTTGAGTATGCTCCTTATCTATCAGCTGCTAGTTTGAGGATTTGACCATTCTTAAGTTCCAACATGACACATTTTCACATTTGAATGTGATTGGCACTTTCTTCAAGCATATAAATCTTTTGAATGAAATTGCTATTCCTGTTATTTTGTCAAGGTTGTGAAATGTTTTTATTTGACTCTGATTTTAGGCAAGGATACTCCTGGAGCCTGGATATGTTGCTGCCTACAACAACCCACAACCATATGAACAAAACACTGTAAATCAGGAAAATGCCTTTCAGCCTCCTGAAGTTCTTCCTGAAACAGACAATTTATGCCAAGAAGCTTATGAAATTCAAGAGCAGGGCACTATAAGTAAAGAAGAATATTTTAGACAGTTAGATGAGTTCAAGTCTAAAAATGTAGATGAAACTGATGAGGAAACGAATGTTCATGATGGAGATGCATCTTGTCTTGCAACATGCACAACAAGTGACATAGAGGAT
This genomic stretch from Castanea sativa cultivar Marrone di Chiusa Pesio chromosome 1, ASM4071231v1 harbors:
- the LOC142639056 gene encoding cyclin-dependent kinase F-1; translation: MEPEAAKSWSIHSRGEIIAKYEIQERVGSGAYSDVYKARRLSDNAVVALKEVHDYQSAFREIEALQILNSPNVVVLHEFFWREDEDAVLVLEYLRTDLASVINEAKKEGRSIGVAQLKRWMLQILSGLDACHRNMIVHRDLKPTNLLVSDDGLLKLADFGQARILLEPGYVAAYNNPQPYEQNTVNQENAFQPPEVLPETDNLCQEAYEIQEQGTISKEEYFRQLDEFKSKNVDETDEETNVHDGDASCLATCTTSDIEDDPFKNSYSYEAEGGGDDGQGCLTSCVGTRWFRAPELLFGSTDYGLEIDLWSLGCIFAELFTLEPIFPGTADIDQLSRIFSVLGNLTEEVWPGCSKLPDYRTISFNKVENPIGLEACLPNCSPDEISLVKKLVCYDPASRATAMELLHDKYFSEEPPPVPMSELRVPLTRSGQDENSPRGWSGHDGMGSDSDFEDFVNYTRTDTGFSIRFP